DNA sequence from the Sphingomonas bisphenolicum genome:
GCGGTTCGCCGCGAACTTGGAGTGCCGAATATTCACTTCCTGGAAGTTTTCGACGCCCCACAAATTGCGGTTCTGACAGACCGCACGGAGGTAGAAAGTGGCTATCCCCAGTGACTTGGAGCCGACCTCTGAGTTCCAGCAATAAAATCCGCGAAAATAGAGATCCGGCTCGCCATTGGGCAATCGGCCGGCCTCGATCGGGTTGAGATCGTCGACCAGGAATAGGAACACATCCCTGTCCGAAGCATAAAGGGTGGTCGTGTCGCTCGTCACATCGACACAGGGGTTGTAGGTCATCGAACCCCAATCGAGCACGCCCGGCACCTTCCACCTTGTGTCGCCCGTGCCATTGCCCGCGATTTTCATCACTGCGGCGACCAGCTCATGATCCCAGATGCGACCATAGTCCGGTCCAGTGACCGCCCGCAGCTCAGCGCGACCCTCGTGCGTCTGAAGCAGTTTCACATGCTCGGCCGGATGGCGGATGAGGCCATGCTGGAGGTTGATGCCGGCGAGCGCGCCCGGAAGTTGCCGCAGATAGGAGGCCGGGGCGCCCACCAGACTGCACAGCTGCCCGAACGACCAGTTGGTAGGCGCAACTGGCGCGCTGTCACCGGGAACAACGAGCGAAAGTCGCTCGGGCTCGTCGCTACGGGCTTCGACACGTACCGTCCGGCTCTCGATGATCCGCGTCGTCGCCCGCTCGGCGCGCGAGCGCACACTGGCATAGAGATCGTCCAGCGAGAGGTAACGCTCATCCTGGGGGCGATTAAACCATTCGGACGAGACGCGAGAAATATTGGTCCCGCGGGATATATCGACGCGATAGGGCTGCGCCTGCTGGCGCGGGGCAGGAGATAGTGCGTTCATGGAAGCCTCCGGAGGTAGGAGAGTTGGCGATCCCGCGCAGCTTCCAGCCGCGCTTCGCCGCCGCCCTTCCCCGCCCCCCCCCTTTCCTTCTGCTCGCCTGACTGGTCATCGCGCCCTCAGGCGGCCTTCGCGCCGGCAAGCCGTCTCCATTGCTCCCCCGTGCGCATGATCTGGTCGAGGATGGCCTCGGCACGGTCAGTGGGCACAAACAGCCTCGTCTTGTAATTGATGATCTCAGTGAAACAGCCGATCGACTTCAGCCAATCCCGTCGTGCGGCAGGGAAATCGCGAATTTCGAGCCGTCGCGCATCGTTCACATGGACCTGCATCAGTCGTGCAGTATCCATGCCGACGATCGGAACCCCTTGCCGCCCTCTGGCGCCAGCGATCATCTCCGCTGGGCTCAGCACAGTGGACGTGTCTACACCGAACGCACGGGCGAGTTTCTCTAGTCCGTAGGGCGAAATGATGCGTCCGAGCAGCGAGTTGCCTTCCGCGTCAGTAACCCGCCAGACCCGCATATCGTCATCAGGAAGGCGGTCCCAGACCGGAAGCAGGAGGCCGGTTGCCATACTGATCGTTTCAACGTCGAGCTTCGAT
Encoded proteins:
- a CDS encoding DUF932 domain-containing protein; this encodes MNALSPAPRQQAQPYRVDISRGTNISRVSSEWFNRPQDERYLSLDDLYASVRSRAERATTRIIESRTVRVEARSDEPERLSLVVPGDSAPVAPTNWSFGQLCSLVGAPASYLRQLPGALAGINLQHGLIRHPAEHVKLLQTHEGRAELRAVTGPDYGRIWDHELVAAVMKIAGNGTGDTRWKVPGVLDWGSMTYNPCVDVTSDTTTLYASDRDVFLFLVDDLNPIEAGRLPNGEPDLYFRGFYCWNSEVGSKSLGIATFYLRAVCQNRNLWGVENFQEVNIRHSKFAANRFAHEAAPALAHFAESSPRSFIDGISAARSAIVARKDGDRESFLRKEGFSKAETAKVIATVLAEEGHPPASVYDFVQGITALARSRPHQDGRLELEGKARKLLERAR